A genome region from Halichondria panicea chromosome 15, odHalPani1.1, whole genome shotgun sequence includes the following:
- the LOC135348413 gene encoding LOW QUALITY PROTEIN: poly [ADP-ribose] polymerase 1-like (The sequence of the model RefSeq protein was modified relative to this genomic sequence to represent the inferred CDS: deleted 2 bases in 1 codon), which translates to MIDMKKMPLGKLSRRQIESAYSVLSELQREIVGTQNPSKILDCTNRFYTLVPHDFGMTKPPPLNSEEVIKIKTQIEMLDNLLEIEVAYSLLKQEDGVSGGKDPLDLHYELLKTKMDVLSGSDEFSMLQEYVSNTHAVTHSQYSLEVLEVFKVDREGEGKKYKPFSKLHNRQLLWHGSRKTNFVGILSQGLRIAPPEAPVTGYMFGKGVYFADMVSKSANYCSTSRSDNEGLMLLCEVALGDMYELTHSKYVDKLPAGKHSTKGLGRTAPTTDGHKTTEEGVVIPMGKGSSTAVDNTSLLYNEFIVYDVSQIRIKYLLKMNFKYKW; encoded by the exons ATG ATTGATATGAAAAAGATGCCTTTGGGCAAGTTGTCACGGCGACAGATAGAGAGTGCATATTCTGTCCTCTCTGAGCTACAACGAGAGATTGTTGGGACTCAGAATCCGAGCAAAATCCTTGACTGTACTAACAGATTCTACACTCTAGTACCACATGACTTTGGCATGACAAAACCACCCCCACTGAACTCAGAGGAGGTTATAAAGATAAAGACACAAATC GAAATGTTGGATAATCTACTGGAGATTGAGGTGGCCTACTCGCTACTGAAACAGGAGGATGGTGTGAGTGGAGGGAAGGACCCATTGGACCTTCATTATGAGCTGCTCAAGACCAAGATGGAT gtgctgTCCGGCTCTGATGAGTTCTCAATGCTGCAAGAGTACGTGTCCAACACTCACGCGGTCACCCACTCTCAGTACTCACTGGAGGTGCTGGAGGTGTTCAAAGTGGACAGAGAAGGGGAGGGGAAGAAATACAAACCATTCTCAAAGCTCCACAACAGACAGCTGCTCTGGCACGGTTCCAGGAAGACCAACTTTGTGGGAATACTATCTCAG GGTCTTCGAATAGCTCCACCAGAGGCGCCTGTGACTGGCTACATGTTTGGGAAGGGAGTGTACTTTGCAGACATGGTCTCCAAGAGTGCCAATTACTGTAGCACCTCTCGCTCTGACAACGAGGGACTCATGCTCCTCTGTGAGGTTGCCCTCGGAGACAT GTAtgagctgacccactccaaGTATGTAGACAAGCTGCCAGCTGGTAAGCACAGTACCAAGGGTCTGGGTCGGACCGCCCCCACTACTGACGGCCACAAGACCACTGAGGAGGGTGTGGTCATCCCCATGGGCAAGGGCTCCTCCACAGCCGTCGACAATACCTCACTACTCTATAATGA GTTCATTGTGTATGATGTGAGTCAGATAAGAATCAAGTACCTGCTCAAAATGAACTTCAAGTACAAGTGGTAG